A stretch of Chanodichthys erythropterus isolate Z2021 chromosome 20, ASM2448905v1, whole genome shotgun sequence DNA encodes these proteins:
- the LOC137009763 gene encoding zinc finger protein basonuclin-2, with product MGTWTHTLHQETDGDESLLKSDERTASVKLKEVVGCTHPDCHCECFLPGRRQIRSCDRCGHGWVAHAVGKVCGPAVRCSGQVEIVQSHVVFDISSLILYGTQALPVRMKILLDRLFSVLTHTQVLNIIHTLGWTLRDYVRGYMLQDSMGKVLDRWVTMTPEDEVVTLRQFLRFGETKSIVELMSEEIRPETAFRADVRHSPRETLQHFENLPGGTLAFLQPFHYISPSPFPPSPALVPHPATQKLQRLSQQNHGETRPRNPRGTLFLRKHDEQRLRPPTADSSGAHERRHGSSSSKGRVSCDACAKTFYDKGTLKIHFNAVHLKIKHRCTIAGCNMMFSSLRSRNRHSANPNPRLHAALQHAARRFTAQPRRTPLPVSMATNNTDHRKDLPAGCEAHGISGGGATANQSGLGDVIDVTPKKKSRKSSTPLKLKREIRSEGDDHITTVHDGLHGNKHHIFITHTQYKHLDKTVYGYHSNVEERSDWMTGEISRVDDEWKGRFRPLLKVKEELGGPTCDCRGHRHSNL from the exons ATGGGGACGtggacacacacactccacCAGGAG ACGGACGGTGACGAGTCTCTTCTGAAGAGCGATGAACGGACCGCATCTGTGAAGCTGAAGGAG GTGGTTGGTTGCACACACCCAGACTGTCACTGTGAGTGTTTCCTGCCAGGACGACGTCAGATCAGGTCATGTGATCGCTGTGGTCATGGCTGGGTCGCCCACG CTGTGGGGAAGGTGTGTGGTCCGGCGGTCCGGTGTTCGGGGCAGGTGGAGATCGTCCAGAGTCACGTGGTGTTTGACATCAGCAGTCTGATCCTGTACGGGACGCAGGCGCTTCCTGTCCGGATGAAGATCCTGCTGGATCGGTTGTTCAGtgtcctcacacacacacaggtgctcAACATCATACACACTCTCGGCTGGACGCTGCGTGACTATGTGAGAGGATACATGCTGcag GACTCCATGGGGAAGGTCCTGGATCGCTGGGTCACCATGACCCCGGAGGACGAGGTCGTGACCTTGCGGCAGTTTCTGCGTTTTGGCGAAACGAAATCCATCGTGGAGCTTATGTCTGAGGAGATCCGCCCAGAGACGGCGTTCAGAGCCGACGTCCGTCACAGTCCCAGAGAGACGCTGCAGCACTTTGAGAATCTGCCGGGAGGAACTCTAGCATTCCTGCAGCCCTTTCACTACATCAGTCCGTCCCCGTTCCCTCCCTCACCGGCTCTGGTGCCTCATCCCGCCACGCAGAAACTGCAGCGGCTGAGCCAACAGAACCACGGCGAGACGAGACCCAGAAACCCAAGAGGAACGTTGTTCCTACGAAAACACGACGAGCAGCGTCTCCGTCCTCCGACCGCAGATTCCTCGGGAGCACACGAGCGCCGGCACGGATCGTCCTCGAGTAAAGGCCGCGTGAGCTGCGACGCCTGCGCCAAGACATTCTACGATAAAGGAACGCTGAAGATCCACTTCAACGCCGTGCACCTGAAGATCAAGCACCGCTGCACTATCGCCGGCTGCAACATGATGTTCAGCTCCCTGCGCAGCCGCAACCGGCACAGCGCAAACCCCAACCCGCGCCTGCATGCCGCGCTCCAGCACGCCGCCCGTAGATTCACCGCTCAACCTCGCCGGACGCCGCTGCCCGTTTCCATGGCAACCAACAACACTGACCATCGGAAAGACCTTCCAGCCGGCTGTGAAGCTCACGGTATCTCAGGAGGCGGAgctacagccaatcagagcggCCTCGGTGACGTGATCGACGTGACGCCTAAGAAGAAGTCACGGAAGTCCAGCACGCCGCTGAAGCTCAAGCGAGAGATTCGCAGTGAGGGTGATGATCACATCACGACTGTTCACGACGGTCTCCATGGCAACAAGCATCATATATTCATCACCCATACGCAATACAAACACCTCGATAAGACGGTGTACGGTTATCATAGCAACGTGGAAGAGAGAAGTGATTGGATGACTGGAGAGATTTCAAGAGTGGACGACGAATGGAAAGGAAGATTTCGACCTCTACTAAAGGTCAAAGAGGAGCTGGGTGGCCCCACCTGTGACTGTAGAGGTCATCGCCATAGCAACCTGTGA